A single region of the Drosophila miranda strain MSH22 chromosome 2, D.miranda_PacBio2.1, whole genome shotgun sequence genome encodes:
- the LOC108155814 gene encoding leucine-rich repeat serine/threonine-protein kinase 1 isoform X5, with amino-acid sequence MSWKFVEEPKPGTETALEACDYFVDEVTYGSGGPGGPRLDAREEVRQIKHGELRAAVSEGDERTVRVLLSALGTERQIIVNMAPSGANTLLFTACQSGYESITQRLLDAGADGRSHAVTKYSPLYAAVHSGHIGIARLMLDRFPELIQQPTVERWLPLHAACINGHIKLLELLIGYKYPDYLYQTYRDEEGQWEWRLPFDANAHDVTGQTSLYIASILGNKQLVGVLLKWQLHCRRTLGDSASSVSTPITPTRKRISFGIQAIMSKLHISGESEALEEQPPAESTESQRCPINVNLLCGAARETALLAAVRGGHLDVVQSLLQHGANPNIVAKPVEDQNDPKCSEEIYGLSNVPIAEACKQRSLAMLDLLLKHGARDDNGSAISMALAGGDEAILSRLLARRVHPDSDYKINKKGLPTPVEVNVFLPSTSNISYSAMFPNVPTIIDWHSLSSNVQLTVVRIPWLVSGVLLLNPKLQTHPRLTEVSLTAITRIDFSHNLLTTIPQELLHLVSLKYLNVAQNKITELPPPMGKTYSCPVLDELFLQDNQLTSLPAAIFHLPALTILDISNNKLQELPFDLWRAPKLRELNVAFNLLKDLPVPPMQTSSSVWSLDKLQLQSYDEPSSNKPRNLTHQELTHRNIWSGSLEIADNDMKWHQDPELGDGKAPGAGASQLSSLNIANNLFNSIPAALPCLAVNLTRLNMSYNSLRSMGHVTSYPATLKQLDLSHNEISCWPSLPRITESDPHLLCYSYVQVPEGQEEPTYKSSASKGNASSFRASVLKSVCRHRRHLRLEALRTLILADNLLSRIQLSTDDATTLFNESEDADWSVVGVSKSKVIFPNLSMLDMTNNCLKEIPPSLHELSSLSVLNISGNVNITELPPHLGLLSRLWNLNTRGCLLQEPLRSMIESKKHKTMDIVGYLKSIYEDAQPYARMKLMVVGVAGIGKSTLLDLLRQGVGPGSSSSSSSHRSRANENHWAKRMGHARSSSRSQRHSSTSNSNISTVGVDIGTWICEKRKRSPGSHGPVVFRTWDFGGQKEYYATHQYFLSKRSLYLVLWRISDGHKGLAELLQWLANIQARAPNSPVIIVGTHFDAVGESISAQQAEHLQQLIREKFIAIPDAEKIGLPRVIDSIEISCRTLHNIHLLANIIYDTSMQLRSPGSKEPMLLQKIPASYIALEDIVHVIACNLRAAGRDPVLDAEQYRRLITEQMRLHNYKSFRDAAELQQATTWCHENGVLLHYDDATLRDYYFLDPQWLCDMLAHVVTVREINPFAPTGVMKLDDLQLLFRSVQVQGNGNRSYIVSLLNKFEVALTWDSRTLLIPSLLPLQEGATPNTGTTVKLSQRSRGRNLGCSVSQELNLNTLIYEQRSPRTSPSSSSSSTQGLRRILLMTYFPSGFWSRLITRILADEQIVEAIRNVYVAAQDCVEFDLRLSLEQDTQWNLWQTGLALYYGPIMIFRIWEVPFQSNERTQPFRTAGNRFKLKLDGIWSDVSLSSSSILEVYFPLHHVNIYQELDDGERQLLAELQPHMSQVAKLLALTVDHIDLLLEDWYPSLGTRFVHTSEGRFLITRMVLCPRCLRKLQLQHSTEPGDREMPAMGCNRPSRSSRRGGGAYFLHGVGDPGDDGALNVFSAYLNATARRERRSEDSLGAGSDADSGVGPDSAGSSRNTSVDGHPGYHLPDNSNVCYAWMIEECILSVYNQSKLSCPVHLEQSMSQLAPDVIFADIPDKHTIATECIIKGALLGRGAFGFVFKASCKMRGARSFKPVAMKMLQPVPPGSRAKESALMAYKVALGKWDRDPLQHSCKAYCTARQELAVLLTLKHPNIVPLVGICIKPLALVLELAPLGGLDALLRQYRRSGAHMGPHTFQTLVLQAARAIEYLHRRRIIYRDLKSENVLVWELPQPHTEDSPRNHVHIKIADYGISRQTAPSGAKGFGGTEGFMAPEIIRYNGEEEYTEKVDCFSFGMFIYENISLRQPFEGHESIKECILEGSRPALTQRETQFPTCCLDLMVLCWHEQPRRRPTASQIVSILSAPECIHLLDVVALPHSEKIVCGVFQSTIGMGDEERSGLELWLPAYGSRIDILDCTPSGCLVQCNSISCAPQPQVGPPKTPENGAQSRSRSAQRLPKMNMLCCCLVGEAIWMGDVSGNLHAYSTSTYAHLFSYMLDPAIKSAVISLVHMEKIARVAVGLHNGRVFLVDATMMPTNCAFAEGSFVLTEICSGFVLHAACSVFLDGVYELWCGEIAGKINVFPLSESGVSGHQALCHSEEPNLIEDVKVARLCSNESHVFSCLYPGCMVYQWGATSKRIENKLDCSKLLPCSESLQSIAIDEHVSLIKCQISALAAHNTELYIGTTWGCLIVAELQTLRPISVFRPYENEIKAIITLSNDKVPLIATIGRRYRSLISRYVDSAESSNACSAVSTPTHGAAKSLPPVDVDNHIHCLLWRAKHWT; translated from the exons ATGTCCTGGAAATTTGTGGAGGAGCCCAAGCCTGGCACCGAAACAGCTTTAGAGGCGTGCGATTATTTCGTCGATGAGGTCACATACGGCTCGGGAGGCCCAGGAGGGCCCAGACTTG ATGCCCGGGAGGAAGTGCGCCAGATCAAGCATGGAGAGCTCAGGGCTGCTGTTAGCGAGGGGGATGAGCGCACGGTTCGTGTCCTTCTGTCGGCGCTGGGAACCGAGAGGCAGATTATAGtcaatatggcaccatccggCGCCAACACGTTGCTGTTCAC AGCCTGCCAGTCTGGCTATGAGAGTATCACGCAACGGCTACTGGACGCCGGGGCTGATGGACGATCCCATGCGGTAACAAAGTACTCCCCGCTGTATGCAGCCGTCCACAGTGGCCATATTGGCATCGCCAGGCTGATGCTTGACCGCTTTCCAGAGCTGATCCAACAGCCGACAGTGGAGCGCTGGCTGCCCCTGCATGCGGCGTGCATCAACGGCCACATTAagctgctggagctgctcATAGGCTATAAATATCCCGACTACCTCTATCAGACATATCGCGACGAGGAGGGCCAGTGGGAGTGGCGGCTGCCATTCGATGCCAATGCCCATGATGTCACGGGGCAGACGAGTCTCTACATAGCCAGCATTTTGGGCAACAAGCAGCTCGTAGGAGTCCTGCTAAAATGGCAGCTTCACTGCAGAAGGACGCTGGGCGACTCTGCAAGTTCGGTGAGCACTCCCATAACGCCGACCAGGAAGCGCATTTCCTTTGGCATCCAAGCCATCATGTCAAAGCTGCATATATCCGGCGAATCGGAGGCCTTGGAGGAGCAGCCCCCAGCCGAGTCTACAGAATCGCAGCGTTGTCCGATCAACGTAAATTTGCTTTGCGGTGCCGCGAGAGAAACAGCCCTACTGGCGGCTGTCCGTGGCGGCCATTTGGATGTGGTGCAGTCGCTGTTGCAGCATGGCGCCAATCCGAACATTGTGGCCAAGCCCGTGGAGGATCAGAATGATCCCAAGTGCAGCGAGGAGATCTACGGACTGAGTAATGTACCGATTGCCGAGGCCTGCAAGCAGCGTTCCCTGGCCATGCTGGATCTGCTGTTAAAGCACGGCGCCCGCGACGACAACGGTTCAGCCATCAGCATGGCCCTAGCCGGTGGCGACGAGGCGATTTTGAGTCGCCTGCTGGCACGCCGCGTCCACCCAGACTCGGACTACAAGATCAATAAGAAGGGGCTACCCACACCGGTGGAGGTGAATGTGTTTTTGCCCTCCACGAGCAACATATCCTACAGCGCCATGTTCCCCAATGTGCCCACCATTATCGATTGGCACAGCTTAAGCTCAAACGTTCAGCTGACAGTCGTGCGTATTCCGTGGCTGGTCAGCGGCGTACTGCTGCTGAATCCCAAGCTGCAGACGCATCCGAGGCTTACTGAGGTCTCACTGACGGCCATCACTCGGATCGACTTTTCGCATAATCTGCTCACGACCATTCCACAGGAGTTGCTGCATCTGGTTAGCCTCAA GTATCTAAATGTGGCTCAGAACAAGATCACGGAGCTGCCTCCGCCCATGGGCAAGACCTACAGCTGTCCCGTGCTGGACGAGCTCTTCCTGCAGGACAATCAGCTGACGAGTCTGCCAGCTGCCATTTTCCATCTGCCTGCCTTGACCATTCTGGACATCTCGAATAATAAGTTGCAGGAGCTGCCATTCGATCTGTGGCGCGCACCAAAGCTGCGCGAACTGAATGTGGCCTTCAATCTGCTCAAGGATCTGCCGGTGCCGCCCATGCAGACAAGCAGCTCGGTCTGGAGCCTGGACAAACTGCAGCTGCAGTCTTATGATGAACCCTCCTCGAATAAGCCGCGCAACCTGACCCATCAGGAGCTAACACATCGGAATATTTGGTCCGGTTCGCTGGAAATCGCCGACAATGACATGAAATGGCACCAGGACCCAGAACTGGGCGATGGCAAGGCTCCTGGGGCAGGAGCTTCTCAGTTGAGCAGTCTGAATATAGCTAACAATCTGTTCAACAGCATACCCGCTGCACTGCCCTGCTTGGCTGTGAATCTGACCCGTTTGAATATGTCCTACAACAGTCTGCGTTCTATGGGTCACGTGACCAGCTATCCTGCCACGCTGAAGCAGCTGGATTTGAGTCACAATGAGATCTCCTGCTGGCCTAGCCTGCCGCGCATAACCGAATCGGATCCGCATTTGCTGTGCTATAGCTACGTCCAGGTGCCGGAGGGTCAGGAGGAGCCTACCTATAAGTCATCAGCGTCGAAGGGCAACGCCTCCTCCTTCCGCGCCTCGGTGCTGAAGAGCGTCTGTCGCCACAGGCGCCATTTACGCTTGGAAGCGTTGCGCACTCTCATCCTGGCGGACAATTTGCTCTCGCGGATTCAGCTGTCGACTGACGATGCCACAACCCTTTTCAATGAGAGCGAGGACGCAGACTGGAGTGTGGTGGGTGTTAGCAAGTCGAAGGTAATCTTTCCAAATCTCTCCATGTTGGACATGACCAACAACTGCCTTAAGGAGATCCCACCATCGCTGCACGAGCTCAGCAGCCTCTCGGTGTTGAATATAAGCGGAAACGTGAATATCACGGAGCTGCCACCCCATCTCGGATTGCTCTCGAGGCTGTGGAATCTCAACACGCGCGGATGCCTGCTTCAGGAGCCATTGCGGTCCATGATCGAAAGCAAGAAGCACAAGACAATGGACATTGTGGGCTACCTGAAGTCCATCTACGAAGATGCCCAGCCCTATGCGCGGATGAAGCTCATGGTGGTAGGTGTGGCCGGGATAGGCAAGAGTACGCTGCTGGACTTACTGCGTCAGGGAGTGGGCCCCGggtccagctccagctccagctcacATCGGTCCCGAGCCAATGAGAACCACTGGGCCAAGAGGATGGGACATGCGCGTAGCTCGTCCCGCTCTCAGCGGCATTCTTCTACCTCAAACTCAAACATATCCACAGTGGGCGTGGACATTGGCACCTGGATATGCGAGAAGCGGAAGCGATCTCCCGGCTCCCACGGTCCAGTGGTCTTTCGCACATGGGACTTCGGTGGACAGAAGGAGTACTATGCCACCCATCAGTACTTCTTGTCGAAGCGCAGCCTCTATCTGGTTCTGTGGCGCATCAGTGACGGCCACAAGGGTCTGGCCGAGCTTCTTCAGTGGCTGGCGAATATACAGGCACGAGCTCCCAACTCCCCCGTCATCATTGTGGGCACCCATTTTGATGCAGTGGGCGAATCCATCTCCGCCCAGCAAGCGGAGCACCTGCAGCAACTGATTCGGGAGAAGTTTATAGCGATACCAGATGCAGAAAAGATCGGCCTGCCGCGTGTGATTGACTCCATTGAGATAAGCTGTCG CACCCTGCACAACATTCATCTACTCGCCAACATTATCTACGACACTTCTATGCAACTGCGCTCGCCCGGCTCCAAGGAGCCCATGCTGCTTCAGAAAATCCCCGCAAGCTATATTGCCCTCGAGGACATTGTCCATGTGATTGCCTGCAATTTGCGGGCGGCGGGTCGCGATCCTGTATTGGATGCTGAGCAGTATCGCCGCCTGATCACAGAGCAGATGCGTCTCCACAACTATAAAAGCTTTCGGGATGCCGCCGAATTGCAGCAGGCCACCACCTGGTGCCATGAGAATGGAGTGTTGCTTCACTACGACGATGCCACCCTCAGAGATTACTATTTCCTCGATCCACAGTGGCTGTGCGATATGCTGGCCCATGTGGTTACGGTGCGAGAGATAAACCCCTTTGCGCCCACGGGCGTTATGAAGTTGGATGATCTCCAGCTGCTGTTCCGCAGCGTCCAGGTTCAAGGAAACGGCAATCGCAG TTATATTGTCAGTTTATTGAACAAGTTCGAAGTGGCCCTGACCTGGGACTCGCGTACTCTACTGATTCCCTCCCTGCTGCCACTGCAAGAGGGGGCCACGCCCAATACTGGCACTACGGTGAAGTTGTCGCAGCGCTCACGTGGCCGCAATTTGGGTTGCTCCGTCTCGCAGGAGCTGAATCTCAACACTCTGATCTACGAGCAGCGCTCGCCACGCACCTCCCCATCTTCATCCTCATCATCCACTCAGGGCCTGCGGCGTATTCTTCTCATGACGTATTTCCCTTCGGGCTTCTGGTCGCGCCTGATCACACGGATACTGGCCGATGAGCAGATCGTTGAAGCGATCCGAAACGTCTATGTGGCTGCCCAAGAC TGCGTGGAGTTTGATTTACGTCTCTCACTGGAGCAGGACACACAATGGAATCTGTGGCAGACGGGACTAGCGCTTTATTATGGACCCATCATGATCTTTAGGATCTGGGAGGTGCCCTTCCAGAGCAACGAGCGGACGCAGCCTTTCCGCACGGCAGGCAACCGATTCAAGCTCAAACTAGATGGCATTTGGAGCGATGTCAGCTTAAGCTCTTCGAGCATTTTGGAGGTTTACTTCCCTCTCCATCATGTGAACATCTATCAAGAACTGGACGACGGGGAACGTCAATTGCTGGCCGAGCTTCAGCCGCACATGTCGCAGGTGGCCAAGCTGTTGGCTTTGACTGTGGATCACATCGATTTGTTGCTGGAGGATTGGTATCCGTCGTTGGGCACGCGGTTTGTGCACACTTCTGAGGGTCGCTTCTTGATCACTCGCATGGTATTGTGTCCACGCTGCCTCCGAAAGCTACAGTTGCAGCACAGCACTGAGCCCGGGGACCGAGAGATGCCTGCCATGGGATGCAATAGACCCAGTCGAAGTAGCAGACGTGGCGGTGGGGCGTACTTCTTGCACGGCGTAGGCGATCCAGGAGATGATGGCGCTCTGAATGTGTTCTCCGCTTATCTAAATGCGACAGCCCGGAGGGAGCGACGGTCCGAAGATTCCCTGGGCGCAGGGTCTGATGCGGACTCAGGTGTGGGCCCCGATTCTGCCGGCTCCTCCCGCAACACATCCGTGGACGGACACCCGGGTTACCATTTGCCTGATAATTCCAACGTGTGCTACGCCTGGATGATCGAAGAGTGCATTCTATCCGTGTATAATCAGAGTAAGCTTAGCTGTCCTGTGCATCTGGAGCAGTCCATGTCGCAACTTGCACCTGATGTAATCTTTGCCGATATACCCGACAAACACACCATCGCCACGGAGTGCATCATTAAGGGCGCGCTCCTGGGTCGAGGCGCCTTTGGTTTTGTGTTCAAGGCCAGCTGCAAGATGAGAGGCGCGCGATCTTTCAAGCCTGTGGCCATGAAAATGCTTCAGCCAGTGCCGCCGGGCTCCCGGGCCAAAGAG AGCGCTCTCATGGCCTACAAGGTGGCTTTGGGAAAGTGGGATCGGGATCCATTGCAGCACTCCTGCAAGGCGTATTGTACAGCACGCCAAGAGCTCGCCGTCCTTCTCACCCTTAAACATCCCAATATCGTTCCCTTGGTGGGGATCTGCATTAAACCTTTGGCTCTGGTGCTGGAGCTGGCGCCGCTGGGCGGCCTGGATGCTCTGCTTCGGCAGTACCGCCGCAGCGGAGCTCACATGGGCCCGCATACATTCCAGACTCTAGTCTTGCAGGCCGCACGGGCCATCGAGTATCTGCATCGTAGGAGAATCATCTACCGCGATCTAAAGTCGGAGAATGTGCTGGTCTGGGAGCTGCCGCAGCCGCACACCGAGGACAGTCCCCGAAACCATGTGCACATTAAGATTGCCGACTATGGCATTAGCCGGCAGACAGCTCCAAGCGGAGCCAAGGGCTTTGGCGGCACCGAGGGATTCATGGCACCCGAGATAATACGTTACAACGGAGAAGAAGAGTACACAGAGAAG GTCGATTGCTTCTCCTTTGGCATGTTCATCTACGAGAACATTAGCTTGCGGCAACCATTCGAGGGACACGAGTCCATTAAGGAGTGTATCTTGGAGGGCAGTCGTCCGGCTCTCACCCAAAGGGAGACTCAGTTTCCCACCTGCTGCCTGGATCTCATGGTTCTCTGTTGGCACGAGCAGCCCCGTCGTCGTCCCACGGCCAGTCAGATTGTGTCAATACTTAGTGCACCAGAGTGCATCCATTTGCTGGATGTGGTGGCGCTGCCGCACAGCGAAAAGATTGTCTGCGGTGTCTTCCAGTCGACGATTGGCATGGGAGATGAAGAACGCTCCGGCCTGGAGCTGTGGCTTCCCGCTTACGGATCCCGCATCGACATACTTGATTGCACGCCTTCCGGCTGCCTGGTGCAATGCAACAGCATCAGTTGTGCCCCACAGCCGCAGGTTGGTCCTCCCAAGACCCCCGAGAACGGCGCCCAATCCCGTTCCCGCTCTGCGCAGCGCCTACCTAAGATGAACatgctctgctgctgcctggTGGGCGAGGCTATCTGGATGGGGGACGTTTCCGGCAACCTGCACGCTTATAGCACCTCCACCTACGCTCATTTGTTCTCCTACATGCTTGATCCGGCCATCAAGTCGGCTGTGATAAGCCTTGTCCACATGGAGAAGATTGCCCGCGTGGCCGTGGGCCTGCACAATGGTCGAGTGTTCCTGGTGGATGCCACAATGATGCCCACCAACTGCGCCTTTGCCGAGGGCTCCTTTGTGCTTACAGAGATCTGTTCTGGCTTTGTATTGCACGCTGCCTGTTCAGTTTTTCTCGATGG GGTCTATGAACTTTGGTGCGGGGAAATAGCCGGGAAGATAAATGTATTCCCCCTGAGCGAGTCGGGAGTAAGTGGGCATCAGGCTCTTTGCCACAGCGAGGAGCCCAATCTAATTGAGGATGTCAAGGTGGCCCGTCTGTGCAGCAATGAGAGCCATGTATTCAGTTGCCTTTATCCAGGATGCATGGTTTACCAGTGGGGCGCTACGTCGAAGCGTATCGAGAACAAGTTGGACTGCTCCAAGCTGCTGCCGTGCTCCGAGTCGCTGCAGAGCATCGCCATCGATGAGCATGTGAGTCTCATCAAGTGCCAGATTTCGGCTCTGGCGGCCCACAACACAGAGCTGTACATAGGCACCACTTGGGGATGCCTGATCGTGGCCGAGCTACAGACCCTGCGTCCGATAAGTGTTTTCCGACCCTACGAAAATGAG ATAAAAGCCATCATAACGCTTTCAAATGACAAGGTGCCGTTGATCGCCACCATTGGGCGAAGGTATCGCTCTCTGATCTCCCGCTACGTGGACTCGGCTGAGTCGTCCAATGCGTGCTCTGCAGTTAGCACACCCACTCATGGTGCTGCCAAATCCTTGCCGCCAGTTGATGTTGATAATCACATCCATTGCCTGCTGTGGCGCGCCAAGCACTGGACCTAG